The Sediminispirochaeta bajacaliforniensis DSM 16054 genome has a segment encoding these proteins:
- a CDS encoding ABC transporter permease yields the protein MIASIFDLMAPVLIAALGGVITERAGILNIALEGLMLIGAFTAVVVAGFSGSIILGLLAAATASAGAAALFGFFGVRLQANIFIAGLAVNLLATGLVTFLSGQFFSTRGVIRIANMPSLPHIPFPTGGTITPAPLVGLLLVPLLIYLLNQTPFGLRARAAGIDPEVLKGRGVSPGAVQFQAITLSGLFCGIAGAFLSLRLEAFVPGITAGKGWIALVAVFLGRKSPVGIFLASWLFAFADAVAGNAQGLSWLPPTLMLAFPYLITFLVLIGASALMSRRKHAERKT from the coding sequence GTGATTGCAAGCATCTTCGACCTGATGGCACCGGTCCTCATTGCGGCCCTCGGCGGGGTCATAACCGAACGGGCAGGGATACTGAATATCGCCCTGGAAGGACTTATGCTGATAGGGGCCTTTACGGCGGTAGTGGTGGCAGGCTTTAGCGGAAGCATCATACTGGGGCTGCTTGCCGCAGCGACGGCAAGCGCCGGGGCGGCAGCGCTCTTCGGTTTCTTCGGCGTCCGCCTCCAGGCAAACATCTTCATCGCGGGTCTTGCGGTCAACCTGCTGGCCACGGGCCTGGTCACCTTTCTTTCGGGTCAGTTTTTTTCCACCAGAGGGGTCATACGCATTGCAAACATGCCATCTCTGCCGCATATCCCCTTTCCGACGGGAGGAACCATCACCCCGGCGCCCCTTGTCGGATTGCTGCTTGTCCCCCTGCTTATCTATCTGCTCAACCAGACACCCTTCGGCCTGCGAGCCAGAGCTGCAGGTATCGACCCGGAAGTGCTCAAGGGACGGGGTGTTTCTCCCGGAGCTGTCCAGTTTCAGGCCATCACCCTTTCAGGGCTTTTTTGCGGTATTGCCGGAGCATTTCTCTCCCTCCGCCTCGAGGCCTTTGTTCCCGGCATAACCGCAGGGAAGGGATGGATAGCCCTGGTCGCTGTTTTCCTCGGCAGAAAATCTCCCGTCGGGATCTTCCTGGCCTCATGGCTTTTCGCCTTTGCCGATGCGGTCGCAGGGAATGCCCAGGGCTTGAGTTGGCTTCCGCCGACGCTCATGCTGGCCTTTCCCTACCTGATAACCTTTCTGGTCCTTATCGGCGCATCGGCACTTATGTCGAGGCGTAAACATGCCGAGAGAAAAACATGA
- a CDS encoding ribose-phosphate pyrophosphokinase: MSIIKPASLGIIACPGAEQFTSDVIRHLKRQYVKKYHKLASDLSAKYSMTTEEVWKRMNLIEDLHRLEDDPRKRPVDRFRPPEFRLPVRFTRFANGEFKSELLSSVKGMSVFIIQDVENHYPLSFYNSEELVRLSVNDHVMMLFTTIDAALEAGAESVTLVLPTYPYSRQHKKRGREALTARWFGQMCEHSGASRIITVDIHSKEIENTFNKLILENLHGSYQIIRALKDLVDLSDPDLVVVSPDTGAVDRNKFYAGNLKKPLALLYKERDYSRVSRDASSSNITNIRLLGDVTGKIVFMADDMLGTGGTLMKAMRELKRLGARQIIAAASLPFFTGDAVDHFDQAYKEGIFYRIIGTNAVYHDAMLLDREWYISADITDLHARIISRLHHGRSLSPLLENSRIIQKLLRKE; this comes from the coding sequence ATGAGTATTATTAAACCCGCCAGTCTGGGGATCATCGCCTGCCCCGGCGCCGAGCAATTTACTTCCGATGTGATTCGGCATCTTAAACGCCAATATGTCAAGAAGTATCATAAACTTGCTTCCGATCTTTCGGCAAAGTACAGCATGACAACCGAAGAGGTCTGGAAGAGAATGAACCTCATTGAGGACTTGCATCGGCTTGAGGATGATCCGAGAAAGAGACCGGTAGACCGTTTTCGTCCGCCCGAATTTCGGCTGCCTGTACGTTTTACCAGATTTGCCAACGGGGAATTCAAGTCGGAACTCCTCTCTTCGGTGAAGGGAATGAGTGTTTTCATCATCCAGGATGTGGAAAATCACTACCCTCTATCTTTCTATAATTCCGAGGAATTGGTGCGTCTTTCGGTAAACGACCATGTGATGATGCTGTTCACCACCATCGATGCCGCCCTGGAAGCGGGTGCGGAAAGCGTTACCCTTGTTCTTCCGACCTATCCCTACAGTCGCCAGCATAAGAAGCGGGGAAGGGAAGCTCTCACCGCCCGTTGGTTCGGCCAGATGTGTGAGCACAGCGGTGCCAGCAGGATCATAACCGTGGATATCCATTCGAAGGAGATCGAAAACACCTTCAATAAGCTGATCTTGGAGAATCTTCACGGAAGCTATCAGATTATTCGTGCGTTAAAGGATCTTGTTGATCTCAGCGACCCCGACCTCGTTGTGGTCAGCCCCGATACCGGGGCCGTGGACCGCAATAAATTTTATGCCGGGAATCTGAAAAAGCCTTTGGCCCTTTTATATAAGGAACGGGATTATTCGCGGGTAAGTCGTGATGCATCGAGTAGTAACATTACCAATATTCGGCTCCTCGGGGACGTAACGGGAAAGATCGTCTTTATGGCCGATGATATGCTTGGGACGGGCGGCACCTTGATGAAAGCAATGCGGGAGCTGAAACGACTGGGCGCCAGGCAGATCATAGCCGCCGCAAGCCTTCCTTTTTTTACCGGCGATGCCGTCGACCACTTTGACCAGGCGTATAAAGAGGGAATCTTCTACCGAATCATCGGAACAAACGCAGTCTATCACGACGCAATGTTACTTGATCGTGAATGGTATATTTCCGCCGACATCACTGATCTTCATGCACGTATCATCAGCAGGCTTCACCACGGGCGCTCTCTTTCTCCTCTGCTTGAGAATAGCCGCATCATACAAAAGCTGCTGCGTAAGGAGTGA
- a CDS encoding ABC transporter permease, giving the protein MKRSHRTATALSAATLTALLIMLIAAPHPGKAILNFFTGPFSSRYYFGNMLSLAALLMIAGGGMSIAFRSGVFNLGGEGQVYAGAFTAAMLGTILPPESGFLGIAIMVSAASVAGAAAAGLCGLFKRFWNTDELISSFLLGQSLVYTIDYLIIGPLRDQKSFLLSTPEISKSFWLPRLLPPSHLTPVIFIAPLIAWFLYLYLFKSYRGYELRLCGLNREFARYGGIDVDRHLVVPMIISGALYGIVGAFTIVGDLHMAIQGASSGLGWNGIAVALIGANHPLLIIPAGIVFAFLQEATDTATLSSSISMELSSIVQGVVFLFITARIVIGRRKKQ; this is encoded by the coding sequence ATGAAGCGGAGTCACAGAACAGCAACGGCTCTTTCTGCCGCAACCCTTACCGCCCTGCTCATCATGCTGATAGCAGCTCCCCATCCGGGAAAGGCGATACTCAATTTCTTTACCGGGCCATTCTCTTCCAGATACTACTTCGGCAACATGCTCTCCCTTGCGGCCCTTCTGATGATCGCCGGAGGCGGAATGTCGATTGCCTTCCGCAGTGGAGTTTTCAACCTGGGAGGAGAAGGCCAGGTCTATGCGGGAGCCTTTACTGCGGCCATGTTGGGTACCATACTCCCACCGGAAAGCGGTTTTCTCGGAATCGCAATCATGGTGTCCGCCGCATCAGTGGCAGGAGCAGCGGCGGCAGGGCTCTGCGGCTTGTTCAAGCGGTTCTGGAATACCGACGAGCTGATAAGCTCTTTTCTCCTGGGCCAGAGCCTGGTTTACACCATCGACTATCTGATCATAGGTCCTCTCCGGGACCAAAAGAGCTTCCTCCTTTCCACTCCGGAGATTTCCAAAAGCTTTTGGTTGCCCCGACTCCTCCCCCCCTCCCATCTGACCCCGGTGATTTTCATCGCACCGCTGATCGCATGGTTTCTGTATCTCTATCTGTTCAAGAGTTACCGAGGCTACGAGCTGCGCCTCTGCGGCCTGAACCGTGAATTCGCCCGCTACGGAGGCATCGATGTGGATCGCCATCTCGTAGTACCTATGATTATCAGTGGGGCTCTCTACGGTATCGTCGGGGCCTTTACGATTGTAGGGGATCTTCACATGGCCATCCAGGGAGCAAGCTCCGGATTGGGCTGGAACGGCATTGCCGTGGCGCTTATCGGAGCCAACCATCCCTTGCTTATCATCCCGGCCGGTATCGTTTTTGCATTTCTTCAGGAAGCGACGGATACCGCAACCCTTTCCAGCAGTATAAGTATGGAATTATCAAGCATCGTTCAGGGGGTGGTCTTCCTCTTTATCACCGCCCGTATTGTGATCGGAAGGAGGAAAAAGCAGTGA
- a CDS encoding ABC transporter ATP-binding protein, with translation MDPGRKQIAVSLKEIDKTYRENGIHACRSVSLNAAAGETVALIGENGSGKSTLMKLMCGYLKPDSGTILIGGEAKHFSTTADALETGIGMVRQQVRLIPDFSVLDNLLLGNEPTRFPGRIERRRAAAEIQKVSDRYGIPIELSRKAGGLDAVERQNVSLLYLLSRSVKVIVLDEPTTIFDDRETEYLYRLLARLKEEGHTIFIVTHKLREALGNADTIAVLREGRLIRTLRSKECSLEKLTHLMIDGKPQKERTDITSISRKPKTTDKKVAGPSSPLLSVERLTCNCEGYPPLKGLSFSLSPGEAIAVLGMREAGLETVERLLAGLSPPDTGEICLFGERLERLSPELLRKKRVAYVPTDRMVRGASISSTVAENLILLNYRTFHGWATMKEDEIQRFTKHLFEEYGIRGGAGDRMDALSGGNIQKVIIGRELSRSPSLILFAEPSWGLDVASRKRILEKIDSMKQAGSGVLLLTSDIDEALSAADRIVVLHGGAMVATVQARELDREKAGRLMLQGNPL, from the coding sequence ATGGACCCCGGCCGGAAACAGATAGCGGTATCGCTGAAGGAAATCGATAAAACCTATCGTGAAAACGGAATTCATGCCTGTCGTTCGGTCTCTCTCAATGCTGCCGCTGGTGAGACGGTTGCCCTGATTGGAGAAAACGGTTCAGGGAAATCGACCCTTATGAAGCTCATGTGCGGTTATCTGAAGCCGGACAGCGGGACCATCCTCATCGGCGGAGAGGCGAAACACTTTTCAACGACGGCCGATGCTCTTGAAACGGGCATCGGCATGGTCCGTCAACAGGTTCGGCTGATTCCCGATTTTAGCGTTCTTGATAACCTCCTTTTGGGAAACGAGCCGACTCGATTCCCCGGCAGGATAGAACGGCGAAGGGCTGCTGCAGAGATACAAAAGGTCTCCGACCGATACGGTATTCCGATAGAACTTTCGAGAAAGGCCGGGGGGCTTGATGCGGTGGAACGCCAGAATGTGAGCCTTCTCTATCTGCTTTCCCGCTCGGTGAAGGTGATTGTGCTCGACGAACCGACCACTATTTTCGACGATAGGGAAACCGAATATCTGTACAGGCTTCTTGCACGTCTGAAAGAAGAGGGGCACACAATATTTATCGTTACGCACAAATTACGGGAGGCGCTGGGGAACGCCGATACGATTGCGGTACTTCGTGAGGGAAGATTGATCAGGACCCTTCGTTCCAAGGAGTGTAGTTTGGAAAAGCTCACTCATCTCATGATCGACGGAAAACCTCAGAAGGAGAGGACCGATATCACCAGTATAAGCAGAAAGCCCAAGACGACAGACAAAAAGGTCGCTGGGCCCTCATCCCCCTTGCTTTCCGTCGAAAGGCTTACCTGCAACTGCGAGGGCTACCCGCCGCTCAAAGGGCTCTCGTTCTCCCTCTCGCCCGGAGAAGCAATAGCCGTGCTGGGTATGCGGGAAGCGGGGCTTGAAACCGTGGAGCGGCTTCTTGCCGGTCTCTCTCCTCCGGACACGGGGGAGATATGTCTGTTTGGAGAGCGACTCGAACGGCTCAGCCCGGAGCTGCTGCGTAAAAAAAGGGTTGCCTATGTACCGACAGACAGAATGGTCCGGGGTGCCAGTATCTCATCCACGGTTGCGGAAAACCTCATTCTTCTGAACTACCGGACCTTTCACGGCTGGGCCACCATGAAGGAGGATGAGATCCAACGCTTCACAAAACACCTCTTTGAGGAGTACGGGATACGAGGAGGAGCAGGCGACCGCATGGATGCGCTCTCCGGAGGGAACATTCAGAAAGTCATTATCGGAAGGGAGCTTAGCCGTTCCCCTTCCCTCATACTCTTCGCAGAGCCCTCCTGGGGGCTTGATGTAGCAAGCAGAAAGCGCATACTTGAAAAGATTGATTCAATGAAACAGGCTGGCAGCGGTGTCCTGCTGCTCACCTCCGATATCGACGAGGCGCTTTCCGCAGCCGATCGTATCGTCGTTCTTCACGGAGGGGCGATGGTGGCCACGGTGCAGGCACGAGAGCTCGATAGAGAAAAAGCTGGAAGATTGATGCTGCAGGGAAACCCTTTATGA
- a CDS encoding septal ring lytic transglycosylase RlpA family protein: MMQRAFFSSLLLSLLLFPGNLFCQPLVADMEAKQVGFASWYGGKFQGRKTANGEVFDTNKLTAAHKTLPFGTLVRVTNLDNDKSVEVRINDRGPFVEGRIIDLSRAAAEAIDMVGRGIAKVSLEVIGEPPEGVPQDLYRRHEKNATVTIQVASFGLRENAERTHTLLAGRGISASIEAAPTGHYRIVVPHVANSELEAMRKTLSELGYPSILIRE, encoded by the coding sequence ATGATGCAGCGTGCTTTTTTTTCGTCCCTACTGCTTTCTCTCCTTCTTTTTCCCGGAAATCTCTTTTGTCAGCCACTGGTGGCCGATATGGAGGCGAAACAGGTCGGTTTCGCCTCCTGGTACGGAGGGAAATTCCAGGGGCGAAAAACCGCCAACGGAGAGGTCTTCGATACCAACAAGTTGACCGCCGCTCATAAGACCCTGCCATTCGGGACCCTTGTACGGGTGACAAATCTGGACAACGACAAAAGCGTCGAAGTGAGAATCAACGACCGGGGGCCCTTTGTGGAAGGACGTATCATCGACCTGTCCAGGGCTGCGGCCGAGGCTATAGACATGGTTGGGAGAGGGATCGCGAAGGTTTCACTGGAAGTAATCGGAGAACCTCCCGAGGGAGTACCCCAGGACCTCTATCGACGCCATGAAAAAAACGCAACTGTCACCATTCAGGTCGCAAGTTTCGGACTGCGGGAAAACGCAGAACGTACGCACACGCTCTTAGCAGGCCGCGGAATAAGCGCCTCGATAGAAGCAGCCCCCACCGGCCACTATCGGATCGTGGTTCCACATGTGGCCAACAGCGAACTGGAAGCCATGCGAAAAACCCTCTCGGAACTCGGCTACCCCTCGATACTGATACGAGAATAA
- a CDS encoding BMP family ABC transporter substrate-binding protein, whose amino-acid sequence MFFHNIGKRRIGMHLLVITVFLFLTLVFPGCSQKDDTYDIAVFIPGVTEGSPTYSEMADGVLAAAKERDKVEASVIEGGFNQGEWGEKVKALAASGDWDLIVTTNPALPKICEAISGEFPQQKFLILDGFLEGNPSIYTLRYHQMEQGYLAGTFAALVTGSDMSGADKEHLSVGMIVGQEYPDMNQAIRPGFERGVKRVAPEAKIEFRVVGNWFDASKGSELASSLYDSGTDVILTIAGGANQGVVAAAKERGRYVLWFDTAGYDVAPGTVIGSTAVEQYRAAYEKSLAAIDGTLPFGSAEVASTKDGWITFVENDEHYRETVPKELRERQHRFLEDLKQGNPLLPLLEEER is encoded by the coding sequence GTGTTTTTTCATAATATAGGAAAGAGAAGAATCGGCATGCATCTTCTCGTCATAACCGTTTTTTTGTTCTTGACCCTTGTGTTCCCCGGATGTTCACAAAAGGATGATACATACGACATTGCCGTCTTCATCCCCGGTGTTACCGAGGGAAGCCCGACCTACAGCGAAATGGCCGACGGGGTGCTTGCTGCCGCAAAGGAACGGGATAAGGTCGAGGCTTCGGTTATCGAAGGGGGCTTCAACCAGGGAGAATGGGGCGAAAAGGTAAAGGCTCTTGCAGCCTCGGGCGACTGGGATCTGATTGTTACGACAAATCCGGCTCTGCCTAAGATTTGTGAAGCAATATCGGGGGAATTCCCGCAGCAGAAATTCCTCATACTCGACGGATTTCTCGAAGGTAATCCGTCGATTTACACGCTGCGATACCACCAGATGGAACAGGGGTATCTTGCAGGAACCTTCGCAGCTCTTGTTACCGGCTCGGATATGAGTGGTGCCGACAAGGAACATCTCTCGGTGGGAATGATTGTCGGTCAGGAATATCCGGATATGAACCAGGCAATACGTCCCGGCTTTGAGCGCGGGGTAAAACGTGTGGCACCGGAGGCAAAGATCGAATTCCGCGTCGTGGGGAACTGGTTCGATGCCTCAAAGGGCTCCGAACTGGCCTCATCGCTCTACGACAGCGGAACAGACGTGATCCTTACCATTGCGGGAGGGGCAAATCAGGGAGTGGTGGCCGCCGCCAAGGAACGGGGCCGCTACGTACTATGGTTCGATACGGCGGGCTACGATGTTGCGCCGGGTACGGTTATCGGGAGTACCGCCGTCGAACAGTACCGGGCGGCCTACGAAAAGAGCCTTGCGGCTATCGACGGAACGCTTCCATTCGGCAGTGCCGAGGTCGCATCGACCAAAGACGGGTGGATCACCTTTGTCGAAAACGACGAACACTACAGGGAAACGGTCCCCAAAGAGCTGAGGGAACGACAACATCGGTTTCTCGAAGATCTGAAGCAAGGCAATCCTCTCCTCCCTCTCTTAGAGGAAGAGCGATAA
- a CDS encoding 2-hydroxyacyl-CoA dehydratase — MNDKSSDIVKIGLDIGSTTVKIVLLDQANTILYKEYARHRSDIKESLIVLLERAYEQFGDRNITLKAAGSAGISIAEWLGIPFVQEVIASTGAIEAFLPQTDVAIELGGEDAKITYFEGTVDQRMNGSCAGGTGAFIDQMAVLLKTDADGLNELASRHSHIYPIAARCGVFAKTDIQPLLNEGAAREDIAASVLQAVVNQTIGGLAQGKPIRGHVAFLGGPLSFMPELRKRFIETLKLTPEEVVFPEELARFVVAIGAALASDEEEPFPFRELKEKLPGLRSATSFEVHRLRPLFYDEKELAQFRARHAKHSVARAPLAEYHGKAYLGVDAGSTTTKAALIDDDGQLLWSFYSGNNGSPLKSSIGMLSDLYALLPDDVEISCSTVTGYGESLLKAALKIDIGEIETVAHYKAAEHFLPGVDFILDIGGQDMKCLRIRDGVIDEILLNEACSSGCGSFIETFAISLGMPVADFAKEALLAEQPVDLGSRCTVFMNSRVKQAQKEGVTVGDISAGLCYSVIKNALTKVIKIKNPEDLGEKIIVQGGTFYNEAALRAFELISARETVRPDIAGIMGAFGAALISRERSVQDCKSSMLGRDELESFTVETSMDRCGKCANNCRLTISRFSDGRRFVSGNRCERGAGEEQAFERSKDLPNLYAYKEQRLFAYTPITKEKAKATVGIPRGLNTYENYPFWFTFFTELGYRVELSRSSNKRLFEEGMDTIPAESVCYPAKLMHGHIVNLEKRKVDFIWYPSVPYEKKEDPEATNHYNCPIVAGYPEVIKNNVGGLNEEGVPFLNPYFSMDHKHRLKLRLWKELRHRGHSLRAISAAVEAAWTEKERTKEDIRKEGERALRYIREHDIRGIVLAGRPYHVDSEVNHGIPDLIIQMGMAVLSEDSVAHLGRIERPLRVVDQWVYHNRLYAAATFVGKTKGLELVQLNSFGCGLDAITTDQIHEILHGYGKIYTVLKIDEGNQLGAARIRLRSLKAVMDERDRGAIPVLHEKEKRERVLFTKEMRETYTILAPQMAPMHFDIIQAAFSHSGYNLVVLPEVDHEAVDVGLKYVNNDACYPSIIVVGQLINAIQSGKYDPNRVALLLTQTGGGCRATNYIGFLRKALEDADLAHIPVISLNALGMEKNPGFTLTAKLAKRAFQGLVYGDLLMRMLLRTRPYEAEPGSAEALYHKWKDICKNSLKRASTWRYHSNTRKMVREFDRLPLLDIKKPKVGLVGEILVKFHPTANNQVIKVVEHEGAEAVMPDLYDFFLYTAHTAHFARTHLSGSRKKEFFSALFIRYLERFRKVMRRELKRSVHFHAPPTIYELARRTKPVVSLGTQMGEGWFLTGEMIELIESGADNVICMQPFACLPNQITGKGMIKALKNRYEQANIAAIDYDPGASEVNQLNRIKLMLSVAFKKLEAENVASQEDKERA; from the coding sequence ATGAATGACAAGAGTAGTGATATAGTCAAAATAGGCCTGGATATTGGCTCTACGACGGTGAAAATCGTCCTTCTGGATCAAGCCAATACCATTTTGTATAAGGAATATGCCCGTCACCGTTCGGATATTAAAGAGAGCCTCATTGTTCTCCTTGAACGGGCCTACGAGCAATTCGGAGATCGAAACATCACCTTGAAAGCTGCCGGATCGGCGGGAATCAGCATTGCCGAGTGGCTCGGCATTCCCTTTGTTCAGGAGGTTATTGCTTCCACCGGTGCTATCGAGGCATTTCTTCCTCAGACCGACGTCGCCATTGAGCTCGGCGGTGAGGATGCCAAGATTACCTACTTCGAGGGTACCGTCGACCAGCGCATGAATGGTAGCTGTGCCGGAGGTACGGGGGCCTTCATCGATCAGATGGCGGTGCTTTTGAAAACTGATGCCGACGGCCTGAACGAACTGGCGTCCCGCCACTCACACATTTATCCCATAGCGGCACGGTGCGGTGTCTTTGCAAAGACCGATATTCAGCCCCTTTTGAACGAGGGCGCGGCCAGGGAAGACATCGCCGCATCGGTGCTTCAGGCGGTGGTCAATCAGACAATCGGTGGCCTTGCACAGGGAAAGCCGATACGGGGCCATGTCGCCTTTCTCGGAGGACCGCTTTCCTTCATGCCCGAGCTGCGTAAGCGCTTTATCGAGACCCTTAAGCTTACTCCTGAGGAGGTCGTCTTCCCGGAGGAACTCGCCCGTTTCGTTGTGGCGATCGGGGCCGCTCTTGCCTCCGATGAAGAAGAACCGTTTCCCTTCCGTGAGTTGAAGGAGAAGCTTCCCGGACTGCGTTCGGCCACCAGTTTTGAGGTCCATCGTCTTCGTCCCCTGTTCTATGATGAGAAGGAGCTTGCGCAGTTTCGCGCGCGGCATGCGAAGCATAGTGTTGCCAGGGCGCCTTTGGCCGAGTATCACGGAAAAGCTTATCTGGGTGTCGATGCAGGCAGTACCACCACCAAGGCCGCCCTTATCGACGATGACGGACAACTCCTTTGGTCCTTTTACAGCGGAAACAACGGCTCTCCCCTGAAAAGCAGCATTGGCATGTTGAGTGACCTTTACGCCCTCTTGCCCGATGATGTGGAGATTTCATGTTCCACGGTAACCGGTTACGGCGAGTCCCTTCTCAAAGCGGCCCTCAAAATCGATATCGGCGAGATCGAAACCGTCGCCCATTACAAGGCGGCCGAGCATTTTCTCCCGGGTGTCGATTTTATTCTCGATATCGGCGGACAAGATATGAAATGTCTTCGTATCCGTGACGGTGTCATCGATGAGATCCTGCTGAACGAAGCCTGTTCTTCCGGATGCGGTTCCTTTATTGAAACCTTTGCCATCAGCCTTGGTATGCCGGTGGCGGACTTTGCGAAAGAGGCTCTTCTCGCCGAGCAGCCCGTGGACCTCGGCAGCCGCTGTACCGTGTTTATGAACAGCCGGGTCAAACAGGCCCAGAAGGAGGGCGTGACCGTCGGCGATATTTCCGCCGGACTCTGTTATTCGGTCATCAAGAATGCCCTGACCAAGGTGATCAAGATCAAGAATCCCGAGGACCTTGGTGAGAAGATTATTGTCCAAGGTGGAACCTTTTATAACGAGGCGGCCCTGCGGGCCTTCGAGCTGATTAGTGCAAGAGAGACCGTGCGCCCCGACATTGCCGGTATCATGGGGGCCTTCGGGGCGGCTCTGATCAGCCGTGAGCGTTCTGTCCAGGACTGTAAGAGTTCGATGCTTGGAAGAGACGAACTGGAGAGTTTCACCGTTGAAACCAGCATGGATCGATGCGGAAAGTGTGCAAACAACTGTCGCCTTACCATCTCTCGTTTCTCCGACGGCCGACGTTTCGTTTCAGGTAACCGGTGCGAGCGGGGGGCCGGTGAGGAGCAGGCCTTTGAGAGAAGCAAAGATCTCCCTAATCTCTACGCCTACAAGGAACAGCGTCTGTTTGCCTATACTCCCATCACCAAGGAAAAGGCGAAAGCTACCGTCGGTATCCCCCGGGGATTAAATACCTACGAAAACTACCCCTTTTGGTTTACCTTCTTCACAGAACTTGGCTATCGGGTTGAGCTTTCCCGCAGCAGCAACAAGCGGCTTTTCGAGGAGGGAATGGACACCATCCCTGCGGAATCGGTCTGCTATCCTGCCAAGCTTATGCATGGCCATATCGTCAATCTTGAAAAACGCAAGGTCGATTTTATCTGGTATCCGTCGGTTCCCTACGAAAAGAAAGAGGACCCGGAAGCGACTAATCATTATAACTGTCCCATCGTCGCGGGCTACCCGGAGGTGATAAAAAATAATGTCGGGGGGCTCAACGAAGAAGGGGTTCCCTTTCTGAATCCCTATTTCTCCATGGATCATAAGCATCGCCTCAAGCTCCGGCTCTGGAAGGAGTTACGTCACCGTGGGCACTCTCTTCGTGCCATTTCCGCTGCGGTTGAGGCTGCCTGGACCGAGAAGGAGCGTACGAAAGAGGATATTCGGAAAGAGGGCGAACGTGCGTTGCGTTATATCCGGGAACATGACATCCGGGGCATTGTTCTTGCCGGCCGTCCCTATCATGTCGATTCCGAAGTCAATCACGGAATTCCCGATCTCATCATCCAGATGGGGATGGCTGTCCTTTCCGAGGATTCCGTGGCGCATCTCGGACGAATCGAGCGCCCGCTGCGGGTTGTCGACCAGTGGGTATATCACAACCGGCTTTACGCTGCGGCAACCTTTGTCGGAAAGACCAAGGGGCTTGAACTCGTTCAGCTCAATAGTTTTGGCTGCGGTCTCGATGCGATCACCACCGACCAGATACATGAAATTCTCCACGGTTATGGCAAGATCTATACCGTTCTCAAGATCGATGAAGGGAATCAGCTGGGGGCTGCCAGGATAAGGCTTCGTAGTCTCAAGGCTGTCATGGACGAGCGGGACAGGGGCGCGATTCCCGTTCTCCACGAGAAGGAAAAACGGGAGAGGGTACTCTTTACCAAGGAGATGCGGGAGACCTACACTATTCTCGCTCCTCAGATGGCTCCCATGCATTTTGATATCATTCAGGCCGCATTCTCGCATTCCGGCTATAATCTCGTAGTCCTGCCTGAGGTGGACCACGAAGCCGTGGATGTAGGCCTTAAATATGTGAACAACGACGCCTGCTATCCCTCCATCATTGTGGTGGGGCAGTTGATAAATGCCATCCAGTCCGGAAAGTATGATCCCAACAGGGTTGCCCTGCTTTTGACGCAGACAGGAGGGGGATGTCGTGCCACAAACTACATCGGCTTCCTGCGAAAGGCTCTGGAGGATGCTGATCTCGCCCATATTCCGGTTATCAGTCTCAACGCCCTCGGTATGGAGAAGAATCCCGGCTTTACCCTTACGGCGAAACTGGCCAAGCGGGCCTTTCAGGGGCTTGTCTACGGAGATCTGCTCATGCGTATGCTCCTTCGGACCAGACCCTATGAGGCTGAACCCGGAAGTGCCGAGGCCTTATACCACAAGTGGAAAGATATCTGTAAGAATTCTCTTAAACGGGCCTCCACCTGGCGCTATCACTCAAACACCAGGAAGATGGTCAGAGAGTTCGACCGTTTGCCGTTGCTGGATATCAAAAAGCCGAAGGTTGGTCTTGTCGGCGAGATCCTCGTCAAGTTTCATCCAACGGCCAACAACCAGGTGATCAAGGTCGTGGAACATGAGGGTGCCGAGGCGGTTATGCCCGATCTTTACGACTTCTTCCTCTATACAGCCCATACGGCGCACTTTGCACGCACCCACCTTTCTGGCAGCAGAAAAAAAGAGTTTTTCTCCGCACTTTTTATCCGTTATCTCGAACGTTTTCGAAAGGTGATGAGACGGGAACTTAAACGCAGTGTTCATTTTCATGCTCCTCCTACGATCTATGAGCTTGCCCGCCGAACAAAACCGGTGGTAAGCCTCGGTACTCAGATGGGGGAAGGGTGGTTTTTAACCGGTGAGATGATCGAGCTGATTGAAAGCGGTGCCGACAATGTGATCTGTATGCAGCCCTTTGCCTGCCTCCCGAACCAGATAACAGGGAAGGGGATGATCAAGGCGCTGAAGAATCGCTATGAGCAGGCCAATATTGCCGCCATCGATTATGATCCCGGGGCCAGCGAGGTGAATCAGCTCAACCGCATCAAATTGATGCTTTCGGTTGCTTTTAAGAAACTGGAAGCGGAGAATGTGGCAAGCCAGGAGGATAAAGAGCGGGCCTAA